The candidate division WOR-3 bacterium genome contains the following window.
AGACCTGAATACTTCATCATACCCATAATTCCAGCATAAAAGGGAAACTGGATTATTATTCCTGTTGATGCTTTTACTGAATTAAAAGTGGCTTTTAAATAAGAATATGGTGAAAAATGTAAAAAGAGGCCAGCAAAAAGAAATATAAAATTCAAAGTATTTAAATTTAAGGAAAATTCACCCTTTTTTATAATGTAAAAGATGTTAATTAAAAAGATTAAAAAGAAAATCAAAGGGAAAATAAAAGAATTCTCGAGAATATTCAAAAAGAAGGGAAAAGTCTTTTTATCCTCTTCTTTTTCTTCAAGTTCAGGAATTTCGCATTCAATTTTAATTTTGGATAAAAGAAATATAAAAAGAGGTAAAAAACTAACAAAAAGGAACCAAAGCAAAATATTTTGTATGGAAAAGATAGTTTTAGAAATATTTATAACTCCTATTTTACTTTCAAGGAAGTGTCCCTTTGTTGCACAGGTTAATGGAGCACTGCCTGATAATCCTCCGTGCCAGACTAAAAGTCCTGTATAAGCAGAAGCACATAAAAGAGGGTAATTTATATACTTATTTCTTTCTTTAAAGGATTTTCCTATTTCCTTTACAAGAAGTGCTGAAGCAATAAGGGATAAACCCCAGTTGAAAAAAGCAAGAATCATTGAAAAAATTGAAGTAAAAACAATAAAAAATTCTTGACTTAAATTTAAAGAGCTAATTTTTTTAATAATTCTTTTTAAAAGCGGTGATTCTGCTAAAGCACCCCCTGTAACAAGAATTAAAACCATTTGCATTGAAAAGGATAAAAGTTCCCAAAAGGAATTCCCCCAGTAATAAATCATGTCAATAATAGAATTCTCTGTAAGGAAAGCCCCTAAAAGAATTGTAATAATTGTCAGAATCAAAACAAAAATGAAGGGGTCAGGGTAAAATTTTTCAAAAAATAAAAAATAATATTTAAAAAACTTTTTCATTTTTTATAGCAATAAATCTTGTTTCAAATGGATAAAACCTGAAAATTTTTAAAATTTTTTTTAATAACAATTTTTTTGAAGGCCTCATTTCTTCATCAAAAATGAAATTTTTTTTATAAATCTTAAAACCTGCTTTTTTTATTAATTTTTCAAGTTCAAAAAATTTAATAAAATTCAATTCTAAAAGAAAACTTTCAAGAAAAGGAATATCTTCCCATTTTTTATTTATTCTTTTTAAACCCTTTCTGTAAAAAAAATTTTTTATTAAAAACTTTGATAAATTTTTAGGTAAAAAAGGTATTAAAGGAACTTTAAAATGGGGTTCAAAGGGGAAAAAATAGTTAGGTATTGAAAGATATAAAATGCCGCCTATTTTTAATACTCTATTTACCTCTTTAAGAAAATTAAAGCTATCCCTAATGTGTTCAAGTGTGTGAGTACAAATAACAATATCAAAGGATTTATTTTTAAAGGGTAAAGCAAAACCATTACCTATAAGGGGTTTTATATTACTTTCTGCAAGTTTCTTTTTTAAATTAACAACATAAACAAAATCTTTTTCAATATCTAAGGAAAAAACTTTTGCTTTTTTTTCTTCAAGTAAAAAAGAAATGTGGCCAAAGCCACATCCTAAATCAAGAATTTTTTTATTTTTTAAAGAAAATTCACTATCTAAAAAGTTAACAAAAAAAGTATAATCTATTTTCAAATCAGATTTTGATTTTAGATATTTCTCCTTTTCACCTTTTTCCCAATTAGGCATTGAGAGTTTCATCCAGTCCTCATTTTTTTCAGTAATCTCTTTAATTTTCTGATAAATTTTTTCTTTTAGATAATCATTATTCATAGAGGAGCTCTATAGAGGGGAAAGAAAAACTCATCTTTTATAGGTCCCATTTTTTTTCTTTC
Protein-coding sequences here:
- a CDS encoding TIGR00366 family protein, which produces MKKFFKYYFLFFEKFYPDPFIFVLILTIITILLGAFLTENSIIDMIYYWGNSFWELLSFSMQMVLILVTGGALAESPLLKRIIKKISSLNLSQEFFIVFTSIFSMILAFFNWGLSLIASALLVKEIGKSFKERNKYINYPLLCASAYTGLLVWHGGLSGSAPLTCATKGHFLESKIGVINISKTIFSIQNILLWFLFVSFLPLFIFLLSKIKIECEIPELEEKEEDKKTFPFFLNILENSFIFPLIFFLIFLINIFYIIKKGEFSLNLNTLNFIFLFAGLFLHFSPYSYLKATFNSVKASTGIIIQFPFYAGIMGMMKYSGL
- a CDS encoding class I SAM-dependent methyltransferase, whose protein sequence is MNNDYLKEKIYQKIKEITEKNEDWMKLSMPNWEKGEKEKYLKSKSDLKIDYTFFVNFLDSEFSLKNKKILDLGCGFGHISFLLEEKKAKVFSLDIEKDFVYVVNLKKKLAESNIKPLIGNGFALPFKNKSFDIVICTHTLEHIRDSFNFLKEVNRVLKIGGILYLSIPNYFFPFEPHFKVPLIPFLPKNLSKFLIKNFFYRKGLKRINKKWEDIPFLESFLLELNFIKFFELEKLIKKAGFKIYKKNFIFDEEMRPSKKLLLKKILKIFRFYPFETRFIAIKNEKVF